The following are encoded in a window of Ranitomeya variabilis isolate aRanVar5 chromosome 8, aRanVar5.hap1, whole genome shotgun sequence genomic DNA:
- the LOC143788135 gene encoding uncharacterized protein LOC143788135 gives MGPRPSVLRLQDRVCLYSPISFLSVPSSQGKGLSVFPGHKVAMGRRGHHPGTSEREVPRFLFQSFHCTKEGRLSTSNIRPQASKQIRPRSSIPYGVPPLGNCLSGRGRVPCISRCSRRVPAHSHPTVSSALPPLRGPGAPFSVCRPTLRAGHRSSGVHQGHGSCRGHSPCSRHSGVALLGRHPHKRPLLSILLRGSGRHYKYLFASGLENQLQEIFPSPGSNHFLPGNDFRHLSRSGTPTSGKGIHSSERSPKTYPTSPSLPTFLHEGTRQDGGSDGGSALCCFSPPSPSTCPSNSMGQESRLARPPSPAPSPNQAVPQVVDQEVLPDSGEVFPSGALAGCHNGRQSLRLGCSVPTSLDSGSLVPAGIPAAHQHPRDSGNQTGSPPVSSVPFRPGGQSPVRQRHCGSLHQPPRRHSQQSGHGRGSAHSPLGRDQSLHTLSSLHPRRGKLGSGLSQSPQPRSRRVVSPSRNLSPDMLSMGDPGRGSNGISPQLPGSRLHGQVSRPLSLRSRRSRPLMAGFQTPIHLSPNSSSGEGNQEDQGRTDSSTSHRSGLAAQDMVRRDDTTGLRRTLEVTEPRRPPVSRAHLPPELRGPVFNGVAVESWVLRQKGLPQTVISTMLRARKPSSMRIYHRAWKVYFAWCRDRGRSPLQFSIPHILEFLQSGVDLGLALSSLKGQISALSVLFQRRIANRLQVRTFIQGVSHMVPPYKMPLEPWDLNLVLCALQEPPFEPLKEVSLLFLSWKIAFLVAVTSIRRVSELAALSCKPPFLVFHQDKVVLRTCPTFLPKVVSSFHLNEEIVLPSLCPAPSHRTERALHTLDLCDLDV, from the exons atgggtccgcgacctagtgtccttcggttacaagatagagtttgtctctattcccccatctcgtttctttcagtcccctcctcccagggCAAGGGTCTGTCAGTTTTTCCAGGCCATAAggtcgctatgggaagacggggtcatcatcccggtacctcagaacgagaggtaccaaggtttctattccaatcttttcattgtaccaaagaaggacggctcagtacgtccaatattagACCTCAAGCTTCTAAACAAATACGTCCGCGttcgtcaattccgtatggagtccctccgctcggtaattgcctctctggaagagggcgagttccttgcatctctagatgttcaagacgcgtacctgcacattcccatcctaccgtctcatcagcgcttcctccgcttcgcggtccaggggcaccattttcagtttgtcgccctacccttcgggctggccaccgctcctcgggtgttcaccaaggtcatggcagctgccgtggccattctccatgctcgaggcatagtggtgttgccctacttggacgacatcctcataAAAGGCCCCTCCTTTCGATCCTGCTCAGAGGCAGTGGACGTCactataaatacctttttgcgtctgggttggaaaatcaacttcaggaaatcttccccagtcccggctcaAACCATTTCCTACCTGGGAATGATTTTAGACACCTCTCAAGGTCTGGTACTCCTACCTCaggaaaaggtatccactcttcaGAGAGAAGTCCGAAAACTTACCCAACCTCGCCCTCACTCCCTAcgtttctccatgagggtactcggcaggatggtggcagcgatggaggcagtgccctttgctgtttttcacctccgtccccttcaACATGCCCTTCtaacagtatgggacaggaatcccgcctcgctcgaccgccgtctcctgctCCCTCGCCCAATCaggcagtccctcaggtggtggaccaagaggtcctccctgactcgggggaagtctttccttccggtgcactggctggttgtcacaacggacgccagtctcttcggctggggtgcagtgttccaacgtcactcgactcagggtcgctggtccccgcaggaatcccagctgcccatcaacatcctagagattcgggcaatcagactggctctccgcCAGTTTCATCCGTTCCTTTCCGGCCgggcggtcagagtccagtccgacaacgccactgcggtagcctacatcaaccgccaaggcggCACTCGCAGCAgagcggccatggtcgaggtagcgctcattctccgctgggccgagaccaatcactccatactctcagcagtttacatcccaggcgtggaaaactgggaagcggactttctcagtcgccacagcctcgatcccggagagtggtctctccatcccgcaatctttcaccagatatgctctcgatgggggaccccggacgtggatctaatggcatctcgcctcaattgccaggttcccgtctacatggccaggtctcacgacccctcagccttcggagccgacgctctcgtcctctcatggcagggtttcagactcccatacatctttcccccaattcctcttctggcgaaggtaatcaggaagatcaaggcagaacggattccagtacttctcatcgctccggactggccgcgcaggacatggtacgccgagatgatacaactggtctcagacgtaccttggaggttaccgagccgcgcagacctcctgtctcaagggcccatttaccacccgaactcagaggccctgtgtttaacggcgtggccgttgagtcctgggtactgaggcagaagggtctgccccagacggttatatctaccatgctccgcgcacgcaagccttcttccatgcgcatctaccaccgcgcctggaaggtatacttcgcctggtgcagggatcgggGACGTTCCCCCCTCCAATTTTCTATTCCTCATATtttggaattccttcaatcaggagtagacttgggccttgccctcagctctcttaagggccaaatctctgctctctcggttcttttccagagacggattgcaaacagactgcaagtcaggaccttcatccagggagtttctcatatggttccgccttacaaaatgcctttggaaccatgggacctaaatctggtcctctgtgctcttcaggagcccccctttgagcccttgaaAGAAGTGTCCTTGCTGTTCTTGTCgtggaagattgccttcctcgtaGCTGTCAcatctattagacgtgtctctgagctggcagctctatcTTGCaaacctcctttcctcgtgttccaccaggataaggtagttctacggacatgtccgacttttcttccaaaggtcgtttcctccttccatcttaatgaggagattgtccttccctcactgtgccctgctccttctcaccgcacggagagggctctccacactctggactta TGTGACCTCGATGTGTGA
- the LOC143788534 gene encoding uncharacterized protein LOC143788534, which translates to MSAAQDTPASVPECSEPSTPAWASSLARSVASLERTIQSLREPSLTQGTSTDDVTRSKNPSRPRGRTVSRSPHSSRKRSRVISPVRDQPSGSESEVSRQQLEEETPSKAVHPVSFGRTTKPHKFFPTHPQFKDIVDIHRVRPDKRFSGQKAMQLKYPFAQDLAKEWSQSPSVDPPVSRLATKAVLSSSEGASIKHPTDRQIEQMARSAFEASSASLFPSFAATWVAKAMSHWAESLSSTALRADLPPGISHLATQIARAGDFVVSASLDAANCASQAAANAVTIRRSLWLRDWKADSGSKKSLTSLPYQGERLFGDKLDKIIADSTGGKSKFLPQQRTFRPFRNQQGRGRYFRFGSNWSNPSSAPPSVGRGQRKDRASQPSFKPSPTWRGRPRQQGSRGPRPNRSPPQ; encoded by the exons atgtctgcggcacaggatactccggcctctgtcccggaatgtagtgagcctagtacccccgcatgggcgtcctctcttgctcgatctgtggcatccttggaaaggacgatacagtccctccgtgagccgtcccttacccagggcacttccacggatgatgtaacgcggtctaagaacccctctcggcctagaggtcgtaccgtttccagaagccctcactcatctaGGAAGAGGTCCAGGGtgatatctccggtccgtgatcagccctccggctcagagagcgaggtctctcgtca acagttagaggaggaaaccccgtccaaggcggttcatcccgtgtcattcgggcgaaccacaaagcctcataaattttttcctacgcaccctcaattcaaggacattgtggatatccatagagtccgtccggataaacgtttctcaggtcagaaggctatgcaattgaagtatccgtttgcacAGGACCtggctaaggagtggtctcagtcaccttccgtggacccgccagtgtcgcggctagccaccaaggcggttctatcctcctctgagggtgcgtccatcaagcatcccaccgATAGACAAATAGAACAGATGGCTCGATCGGCTTTTGAAGCCTCCTCAGCTTCTCTCTTTCCCTCTTTTGCCGCCACTTGGGTTGCAAAAGCCAtgtcccattgggccgagtctttgtCCTCTACAGCACTACGTGCCGACTTACCCCCAGGAATTTCTCACCTGGCAACTCAGATCGCCAGAGCGGGGGAttttgtagtttccgcatccctagatgcggccaactgtgcctcacaggcagcggccaatgctgtcacgatccgcagatccctttggctcagggactggaaagcggactcaggatccaaaaaatcccTCACGTCTCTCCCATACCAAGGCGAACGCCTATTTGGGGATAAACTAGACAAAAtcatcgcagactccacaggaggaaagagcaaattccttccccagcaacgtacttttcgcccctttcgcaaccaacagggccgaggccgatatttccgtttcggctccaattggtctaATCCCTCCTCCGCACCACCcagcgtcgggagaggtcagcgcaaggacagagcctcccagccGTCTTTCAAACCTTCTCccacttggagaggcagacccagacaacagggatcccgagggcccagacctaacaggtctccacctcaatga